A window of Conger conger chromosome 13, fConCon1.1, whole genome shotgun sequence contains these coding sequences:
- the LOC133108363 gene encoding gap junction delta-2 protein-like: MGEWTILERLLEAAVQQHSTMIGRILLTVVVIFRILIVAIVGETVYEDEQTMFICNTMQPGCNQACYDKAFPISHIRYWVFQIILVCTPSLCFITYSVHQSAKQRDRRYSFLCPLLEKDYGRAEFPRKLRNINGILVQNPDGGGKEEAECLEVKEIPNAPRGLTYSKSSKVRRQEGISRFYIIQVVFRNALEIGFLAGQYFLYGFNVPSIFECDRYPCVKEVECYVSRPTEKTVFLVFMFAVSGICVVLNLAELNHLGWRKIKTAIRGVQARRKSVCEVRKKDISHLSHAPNLGRTQSSESAYV, encoded by the coding sequence gaTCCTGCTGACGGTGGTGGTGATCTTCCGCATCCTGATCGTGGCCATCGTGGGCGAGACCGTGTACGAGGACGAGCAGACCATGTTCATCTGTAACACCATGCAGCCGGGCTGCAACCAGGCCTGCTACGACAAGGCCTTCCCCATCTCCCACATCCGCTACTGGGTCTTCCAGATCATCCTGGTGTGCACGCCCAGCCTGTGCTTCATCACCTACTCCGTGCACCAGTCGGCCAAGCAGCGCGACCGCCGCTACTCCTTcctctgccccctgctggagaaggACTACGGGCGCGCCGAGTTCCCGCGCAAGCTGCGCAACATCAACGGCATCCTGGTGCAGAACCCCGACGGCGGCGGCAAGGAGGAGGCCGAGTGCCTGGAGGTGAAGGAGATCCCCAACGCCCCGCGCGGGCTGACCTACTCCAAGAGCTCCAAGGTGCGCCGGCAGGAGGGCATCTCCCGCTTCTACATCATCCAGGTGGTCTTCCGCAACGCGCTGGAGATCGGCTTCCTGGCGGGCCAGTACTTCCTGTACGGCTTCAACGTGCCCAGCATCTTCGAGTGCGACCGCTACCCCTGCGTGAAGGAGGTGGAGTGCTACGTGTCGCGGCCCACCGAGAAGACCGTGTTCCTGGTGTTCATGTTCGCGGTCAGCGGCATCTGCGTGGTGCTCAACCTGGCCGAGCTCAACCACCTGGGCTGGCGCAAGATCAAGACCGCCATCCGGGGGGTGCAGGCGCGGAGGAAATCCGTCTGCGAGGTGCGCAAGAAGGACATCTCGCACCTGTCGCACGCGCCCAACCTGGGCAGGACCCAGTCCAGCGAATCCGCCTACGTTTGA